In Bermanella sp. WJH001, the genomic stretch CTTTTTATTCCACACGTACCAACCATAAACAGCCATGGCTAAGTAGTACACATTCAGTGCCGATTCCATAACAAGACTGACATCAAAAAATAACCAGCTAAAAATTGCGGTGCTGCCAAAAGCGGCATACCAGCATAGGCTGTTTTCGCGCATGGCCAATACAAGGTAAGCAATACCTAGAGCAACGGCGATAACTTCCCAGTAACTCATGGCTTGTGCTGCGGAAATTACACCTTGTATAAATACATCGCTAAAGGATTGTGAGGTTTCTTGGGTCGGGTTCATAAAATGCCTTTAGTTGTCGCCGTGAGGTTTAAGTGCGGGATCAAGGTTTGCGCCAATGAATTTGCACACAAAAATGGCTTTACCAAATTCTTCATATGAGCGTTTCATTTCTTTGCTTAATACGGACATGACTAAATCGTACTCGCCAAATATTTGAGTGCTCATGGTATTGCCAGTCACGCTAATACCATCAGTTGCATTTAGGCGTTCGATAAAATCTTTGATGGCCGGAATGTAATCATCGGCCAAAGGATATTTGCTGATCTCGACGGATAATTCCATATCGGCTCCAAAATTGTGTGAATAGTGTAGGGCAGGCATTGCCTGCCGAATAATTGTCGGGCAGTGCCCGACCTACGATTTATTTAAAAGTCGTAACGAGCTGTTATAGATACTAAACGGGGGGAACCGTATTGCACATAGTTAGTCGGAATGTAATTCTCATCGTTTTCATTAAATCTTGGATCGTTGCCAAAGAAGAATCCTCGTACTGCGTAATCTTCATTTGTCAGGTTGTGGCCATTGAGAGATAGTTTTAGGTTGCTTAAAGTATACTGGATAGATGCATGAATTAACTTGTAAGAATCGGATTGTTCATCATGACTATTTGAAAAGTAAAATGAGTCCTTTGCTTCAACTTCAATATCAAGTGATAACTGATTGCCAAAATCGATATTTAAAGAGCTGGCAAGTGAGTATTCTGGTGAGTGTGCTTGTTCACGGTTATTCTTATTTATCAAGTTGTTATCTTCATCAATGTAGCTGTAATCCGTGAACTCAGTTTTTAAGTAGCCAGCACTTGCAGTCCAGGTTAGGTAGTTATTTAATTCCCATTCTGATTCTAATTCTAATCCGTAATTTTTACCTTCAGCGGCATTTGCAATAAACTCTTGGAAACTTGGAGGTGTCGTCTCTTTGGAGTAAGAGCTTTTTACTTGTTGCTCTTTGCGTTCAATATAAAAGATGGCTAATTGTGTTTTTAACTTTTCCTCGAAAAAATCTGACTTGAATCCTGTCTCTAGTGTATTGTTAATTTCAGCATCAAAGCTTCGTTTGGATTCATTTATGTCTGTGTTCGAGTTTACCCCGCCTGCTTTATAGCCACGTGATAGGGATACATACGCAAGGTGGTTTGGTGAGATAAGCGACTCTAGGGTTGCTTTTCCGCCCCATAAATATTCACTTTCATTGCTCTTTAATGCATTTGAGTTTTGGTATTCATTTGACCACTCTTCAGCGCGTAAGCCATATTTAACTGAGTTTATACTGGACAATTGAGTTGTTAATTCACCATAAACTGCAAATGAGTTTTGCTTAAGTGTGCTATTAAATGTTGTTGGAATATATTTGTAGTTTCGCGTTAAGGTTTCATCTCTGTCTAAGTTGTACACCCCTAGGATCCAGCTGGTTGAGTCTTTGAATACACGACTGTTTGTTGTTGAGATAATTCTGATATCAATATTTGATCGTTTATAAGTTCGTGAATATTCATCGTAAGCGCTATAGCCGTATGATCCTGAGTCAGTCTCCAGGCAGTTGTTATTTGGTGAGATGCAGTCACCAGAAATGGCTTCATCGTATTGGCCAAATGACCAATCATCGTCATAAGCATATACTATATCGCTATTGCTTGATGATGCAGTGATTTCAAGTGTGAAGTTTTGATTATTACGCGATGCGAATTTAACCGATACAGCTGATGTATCTTGTGAATCTTCACCTGGTTGGTCTGAATAAGTATTGCGATTGTTGTCTAAGCTAAACGCATCGTAACCATTATTAATATCTGTTTTTAATAATGAGATATTTAAGTCGTTATTTTCATTCACCTGCCAAGCAAGTTGTGCGCGCGCAACTAATTCATCAATGTTATTAGTGTCGTCTTTATTTAAATGGATGTTCTCCATGTAGCCATCGGACTTAATTTGATTTATCGCAAAGCGAGCTTGTACGTTGTCAGTTAATGAGCCTGAAATCGCAGCGCCTAAGTTTTGAGTGTTGTAGTTGCCAATCTTACCTTGTACATAGCCTTCGGTTTCTTTTGTAGGCTGTTTGCTTTTAATATTAATGGCACCCGCCAGCGCGTTTGCACCAAAAGCAGTGCCTTGTGGGCCGCGTAAAATTTCAACTTGTTCAATGTCAAATAAGGTGGCTGCGCCACCCAAGCCTGTCATGTCGATACCATCTATTATCAAACCAACAGATGGGTTTACTGGGTCGATAAATTGGCTGCGCTCACCAATACCACGAATTTGAAAGAAGCGGGCACGAGAAGCGCCTGATGCAAAGTTCACATTGGGCGCTAAAGACAAAACACTCTCTAAATGATCGGCATTGCGGTTTTGAATGTCGTCTTCGCCTACTACTGTGATAGAAGACGGAATCTGCATTAGATCTAATTGACGAAAATCTGCCGTAACACTGACGGTGTCTAATTGGGCTGCATTTGATTTTTGTGTGGCGTCGATGATGGCGCCATTCACTTCGGTAGGCTGAGTGGCGTCTGTGATTTGGCCGTTCACTGCGGTGGGAGAGGCCGCTAAAGCCGTTAAGCTGGTGGCACTGAGTGCAATAGATGATAAAAGTAATGGGGTTTTCATGGGTCTTTTCCAAAAAATTGAATAAGTCCCGGTTACTGCGTAGAAGTATTAATAGCGCTAGGTGGTGATGAGCGCAAAAGAATGTCCATTCCTACGCCGGTATTAACCGGATCAGGTTCTAGGGGTTCGCTAAAAAGACATCTCAGGCCGAAGCCTCCCCCTGGATGGGGCTGATTCTACGTGATTTGGATATAGGAAAAAAGCACTAGAGTGATTAGAAGCCTTGGATGGTTTGCATGCCAATGGTCGCGCTTTTTAGGCTAATGGTGTTGCTGTCGCCATTTTTCTGTTTGGTTTCTAGTTTGATTAATAAATACTCATAATCAACGGCAAACCATATGCGAGTGGATTCTTTGCTGTTTTCTTTTTCTTGTATGACTTCAACGGTGTTGATTGGGCCTTGCTTGGTTTCAGTTTGGCCAAGTTTTGCGACTTTAAATTCATACTGTTTAAGTCGATTTTTGTAAGCGACGTCGTACTTGAATTCAGATTTGCCGGCAATGAGATCTAGGCGAATTTGTTCTTGGTAGCTTAGGTTGTCTTGTATGCCAAGTGTTAGCTCATAGTTGGCCCATTCATCCCGTTCTGGCACCCAAACTTGCTGCTTTTCCCAGTCAAAGGTTTGCGCTCTGCGCTTTTTAGATAAAAACCCGGATGTTTTATAGCGATAATGATGAGGTTTGACGGTGTTCTTTTCGATGCTGTATTGAGACTCTTCATGTAAATCAGCGATGGATGAGTAGGCTTCAAAGGTTAGCTGCCATAATCCGTCTTCGGTTTTAGAGAGTTTGCGGGTAGCGTCAACGGTAATGGGGAACCAGCCTGCTTTCCAAGTGGCCTCGTAGTTGGCCTCATAGGTTGAGAAGTTAGTTGTTGTGTTTGGCTCAGATTGTATTGATGTGTCGCTTAAGCTGGCTTGTGAAAAAATAGCGAACAATATGGTGATGATGATTTGATACAAAGCATCCTGCCTAGGTGAATCGTGAGTATGCGTTTGAGTATAAGCGCAGTTGCTGTGTCCATGCCAGCAACTGGCTAGAAATGTCTGTTCTAATTTATGTGTTAGAACTTATTAAGAAGTAAGTTGCACGCCAGACTCAGGAAGCGGTTGGTTGTCAAAATAAGCGTCGCCTTTAAGCATGCTGATTCGACCTTCTACAAACCATTTAACGGCAATAGGGTAGATGACGTGTTCTTGCTGTTGTACGCGGGTTTTCAGACTGCCTTCATTGTCGTCATCTAGCACTGGGACTACGGCTTGAATAACGTTTGGGCCACCATCAAGATCTTCAGATACAAAGTGAACGGTAACACCGTGCTCTTTGTCGCCTGCTTCAAGGGCGCGTTGATGAGTATGCAGGCCTTTGTATTTTGGCAGCAGTGAAGGGTGTATGTTGATTAAACGACCCTTATAGCGGCGTACAAAGTCTGGCGTTAGGATGCGCATGAAGCCTGCCAATACCACAAGATCAGGGCCAAATTGGTCGATCTCATGGATGAGCTTGCCATCAAATTCTTCACGGCTTGAAAATTCAGTGTGGTCAATGACCACACTTGGAATATCAAACTGAGCAGCGCGATCTAAACCCATAACGCCTGGGCGATTGCTGATAACACCAACAATATCGCCATCAATCTCTTTTTTCTGGCAGGCTTCAGCAATCGCTTGAAAGTTACTACCTGAGCCAGAGATTAAAACAACAATACGCGCAGGTTCTGCTTGTTCGGCTTTCACTGTGCTTATTCCTCGTCTACGCCTTTAACGATAACGAGTTCTTCGCCTTCGTTTGCTTTTTCAATGCGGCCAACTAGGGTAGCGGTTTCGCCTTCTGCATTTAAGATATCCATAGTGGCTTGCGCGTCTTTTTCATCCACCACTACGATCATGCCTAGGCCGCAGTTGAAGGTAAGGTGCATTTCATGCCAATCGATATTGCCTTTTTCTTGAAGCCAGTTGAATACAGCAGGGCGGTCCCATGCAGCGCTATCAAGAATACACTTGGTGCCTTCTGGCAATACGCGTGGGATATTTTCATACATGCCACCGCCAGTGATGTGGCAGATGGAATGCGCATCAATGGTTTCTAGCATTTTAAGAATCGGTTTAACGTAAATACGGGTAGGTGCTAGTAATGCATCGCCCAGAGTTTGACCGTCTAGGTCTTGGTTAAGGTCGGCACCGGATACTTCGATCACTTTACGTACTAAAGAGTAGCCGTTTGAATGCACACCAGAAGAACGCAAACCAATGATTACATCGCCTGCTTTTACTTTGCTGCCGTCGATTAGTTCGGCTTTTTCAGCAACACCCACACAGAAACCGGCAAGGTCGTAATCTTCACCTTCATACATGCCTGGCATTTCGGCAGTTTCACCGCCTACAAGAGCACAGCCAGACTGTAAGCAGCCTTCACCAATACCCGTTACAACGTTAGTGGCAACATCAACGTTTAGTTTGCCTGTGGCGTAGTAATCTAGGAAGAATAGTGGCTCAGCGCCACATACGATTAGGTCGTTTACACACATGGCTACAAGGTCGATGCCGATGGTGTCATGTTTGCCAAGGTCCATAGCAAGGCGTAACTTGGTGCCTACGCCATCAGTACCTGATACAAGAACCGGTTCTTTGTATTTAGTTGGCAGGCTGCATAGACCGGCAAAGCCGCCAATGCTGCTCATAACCTCAGGGCGACGGGTTTTTTTAACCACGCCTTTGATGTTGTCAACAAGTGCATTACCTGCGTCAATGTCTACGCCGGCGTCTTTGTAGCTAAGTGACTTGTTTTGATCGCTCATATTAGGCAGCCCTTTTGTGCGGGAAAGTATCGATGAGTAAAAAAGGTCGCGGATTTTAACACCTAGTAAGCTTTTTATAAATCATACATGTGCTTTAGAAGGCAGAATTTGCACTTGGGGGCTGCATTTTTTTTCGAATTTGTCAGAATAGCCGCCAATTATAGGAATAAAGACCACTCCATGAAATTTCAATTGTGTTTTATTGCACTTATTTTGCTCGCCACTTCATCATGGGCTAAGCCCGTTTCTGGTTTGTATGACGCACGTGTGCCTGTGCCTGATCAGCAACTTGTTAGTCGCCAAGATGGTGCCAAACAGGGATTAATCGAAGTTTTACAGAAGGTCAGTGGCTTTACGGTGCCGGCTGAGAATGCAGTTATTCTGAAAGCACTAGAGATCGCTGATCAGTATTTATATCAATACAGCTATGAGGCCGTTCAAAAGGATGAGTGGGATGCGTCTATTCCTCCTGGGTCTAGTTGGCTGAAGATGCGATTTGAAGCGCAATCCATTCAAAGAATCATCAAAGCGGCGAATATGCCATTGTGGGGTAATAATCGCCCAACGGTTCTATTGTGGTTGATCAAAGAAGAGCGAGGGCGCTCGGTTTTAATAGATGGTCTTGATGATAACGTTTCAAAGGCTGTTGCCAATGCAAGCCAAGTCCGAGGTGTGCCGGTTGTACTGCCAGTTTATGATCTTGAGGACTCAATCCGCTTGCCACAAGAAAGCCTATGGGGGCTCTTCTCAGGCTCCATATTAGAGGCCAGTAAGCGTTACGATGCTGAATCTGTGATGGCGGCCCGGGTATATAAAAACACTAAGGGCAATTGGGTTGGGCAGTGGCGTTTTTATTTCAAAGAACGTGAGTCTAACTATGAGTTTGAAACTCAAGAGTTAAGCCAGCAAGTTCTGTCTGGCTTAAGTGCTTCGGCCGAGGTACTGGCCAATACGTTTGCAATTAAACCAAATGATGCGCGCAGTGATGTGCTTGCTATAAAGGTGGGTAATGTTAAAAACCTTAAGCAGTATGCTGCTCTGGTTAACTATTTAGAAGATCTCACCATTACCAAAAAGGTATTTGTTGCAGGTATAAAAGGTGATGATATGGACCTGCAGCTCACTTTAAGTGGAAGTTTTAGCCAACTAAAGCAAGTATTGGCCTTGGATAAAAAATTGATAGAAGAGGTTGTGCCAGTGAAGGCCGGCGGTCAAGAGTTAGACCCCTTGGTCCCACAGGTCATCAAATTTAGCTGGCAATCATAGGTGTTATGAAACAGACCATATTGCGTTACTTACCAAATATCATTACAGGGCTTCGTTTGTTAGCCGTGCCACCTGTGGCTATTTTGTTGTGGTTGGGTGAGTACAAAGTCGCATTGGTCGTTTTTGCACTTGCTGGGGTTTCTGATGGTGTAGATGGGTACTTGGCTCGTCGATTTAATTGGAAAAGCCACTGGGGCGCCATAATGGACCCACTTGCCGATAAGTTGTTATTGGTGACAACGGCTGCAGTGCTCATGTTAAAAGGTTTGTTGCCGTTGTGGTTATTTATTCTAGTGATGGGCCGTGATGTGATGCTGGTTGGCGGGGCAGCATTGTACCGATTGTGGTTTGGCCCATTTGAGGTTAAACCTAGTATGCTGGGTAAGATCAGCACATTTGTTCAAATTCTATTGGTTTTAAGTCTGCTGGTTCACATTGGTACAGGGCTTATGAGTGATGAGCAAATTCAATACATGATTCTAATATGCGCCACGGTCACTATTTTGAGTGGTGCTCACTATTTGTTTGTCTGGGTAAGGAAAGCCATTAATGAATAATATTGTTCAGCTTGGTATGAAGCCGTTTATTGTGGTTTTCATCATGGCATTATTGGGCTGGGTTTTATTTCAACTAGAACCGGTTTTAATGCCCTTTGTGATGGGAGCACTATTAGCTTACCTAGGGGACCCAGTGGCAGATCGCTTAGAGGCGCGGGGCTTTAGTCGAACATTATCTGTGGTTATCTGTTTTATAGTGATTACTCTGATATTACTTGGGGTGTTACTGGTGCTTGTGCCTCTGATTTTGAATCAAATTAAAGTGCTTTATGGGCATGTTCCTGCCATGTTTGATTGGTTTAAGTTGGTGGTTCAGCCTTGGTTGATTGACACGCTTTCTCTAGAGGCGGATGTATTTGATGTTGATCATTTGCGTGAGCAAATCATTAGCCAGTGGGGTGGTGCGCAAGACTTGATCGCAACGATTATGAAAAACGCCACTTCATCTGCGTCTTCATTTGTTGGGTTTGTTGTGAATTTAACACTGGTGCCAGTGGTTGGATTTTATCTGCTTAGGGATTGGGATATTTTGATGGCCAAGCTTTTGAAGCTTGTGCCTGTTCGTTATCAAGGCACTGCCAGTCACCTAGGCAAAGAATGCAATGAAGTAGTGGGTGCATTTTTGCGCGGACAATTATGGGTAATGGCTGCTTTGGCGGTGATTTATGGTATTGGGCTTTGGATCGTCGGCTTAAAGCTAGCGCTGCTTGTTGCAATCATTGCGGGGCTGGCCAGTATCGTGCCTTACATGGGGTTTGCTATCGGTATTATTGCGGCTATGTTGGCCGGCTACTTCCAGTTTGGCTTAGACTGGTCGTTACTTTTCATTTTAATTGTATTTGCAGTGGGCCAGGTCATTGAATCTGTGGTTTTAACCCCCATCTTGGTGGGAGATAAGATTGGCTTACATCCTGTGGCTGTTATTTTTGCCATTATGGCCGGTGGGCAACTATTTGGTTTCATGGGTGTGATATTGGCGCTGCCTGTCTCAGCCATAATTGTGGTACTCTTACGCCATATACATGAAATTTATAAAGATACAGAGTTTTATTCGGAAAGCTGATGGCATCAATACAGGTTGTAGAGCAACTACCTCTTAGGGTTCAGTTGCGTGATGAAGCTACATTTGAAAACTTTTACGCTAAACAAGACCTAGAAGCGGTTGAGCAAATTAAGCTTGCGGCGCAGGGTAAAGGTGAGCAAAGCATTTACGTGAGCGGTCAGATTGGTTCTGGCTGTAGCCATTTATTGCAGGCTGCTTGTCATGAAGCGCAAGCATCGGGTTTGAACAGTGTTTATTTGCCCCTTGATGAATTGGTTGGTTATTCGCCAGCGGTTTTCGAAAGCCTTGAGGATCTACCCTTAATCGCACTGGATAATCTTCAGTCCATAGCCGGTGATGAGCTTTGGGAAGAGGCGCTATTTCATATGTTTAACCGAGTGCGTGATGCAGGCGGTAGAATGATTTTTGCGGCGGATAAGCCTCTTGAAAAATTGGGCGTAAAACTTCCTGATTTACTATCCCGCCTTAAGTGGGGCTTGGTTTATGAATTCGACGACCCAGATGACGAATTTAAAATGGGTACTTTACAGTTGCGTGGTCATAACCGGGGGTTGGAAATCACAGCGGATGTTGCAAAATATGTGGTTCGCCATGTTAATGGTGATATGGAGCAGATGTTTGAAGTGCTGCAGCAACTTGATAACGCATCCTTAAGTGCTCAGCGTAAGCTAACACGGCCTTTTGTTAAGGCCGTGATGAATTGGTAACGCTAATAGTCCTTTAACCGTTGTAGTCTTCTACTAAGCCGGCCTCTAGTAAACGTGCGTATAGCTCAAGGCAGGTACGTACTTTCTCTTCTGGTACTTTTAGATCCAGTAATAAATTGGACGAAAGATTTTCCAGCTCTTCTTGTAGCTCAGCCTCGTGCATTTGAAATAACTCTGTCATGGGCACGATATCGAACGGCAGTTCAGCACCGTAAGCACCGTAAAGCGTGTTTAGCCATTTTTCATACATAAATGGTTCGCTTACAAATACAGGTTGTTTGTCCACATCTTCAGAAAGCTCTCGGATTACATCCAGTACTGTTTCGCCTACCATTTCTATTTGCTGGCGAGTGATACCGTGGCGATCTTCGTTAGAAGCATCCCATTTGCGCCATTCATCTTCAGGGCGGATCATTACATCTTTAAGCTGGCCATCAGCGATAGACCAGCATGCAGCGATGGGATACGCATCTTCTTCGTAACTACTGCTCTCTAAGACTAGAAAACGAGGATATTCCATATACAATCCTGTGCTAAGTAAATTGGAGTTAAAAATGGATAGAAAAGAAAGAGACTTTTACCAGCGCGACGCAGAAGATCAAGCATCTTTTTTAGAGCAAACCTGGTGTAACAACTGTATGCAAGTGGATTTGGGCATGACCGATCCAGTTGAATACGAACTAGACGGTGTTGTTATGATCGAAGGTAAGTGTAAAAAATGTGGTGAAGCCGTTACCACTGAGCTTGCCGATGAAGACGATGAAAGCGAGTGGATTGATTAATTCTCTTTGATTTCTAATCTTATTAAACGCCACTGACCCAGTGGCGTTTTTCGTTTTATTGGCGTTTATGTAAGCGCGTATACATGTTAGACGCAACAAATTGCACTAGGGTAATTATAACCCCTAAGGTGGCAAGGTTGCTGTGTTGTGCGCCAAACGCCGATAGCATCCAGATAATAAAATAGACCAAACAAACATAACTCATCCAAGCCATGCTGTTTTTGGTTTTCATGATCAAGGCTGGAACCAATACTAACCACGGAATGCCTTTGATGGCCGTCCATAAAACACCAAGAAACACGTCATATAGGCCGTTAATTTCTAGATCTGGGCGATCAAAGCTACCAACGCCAAGTAAGATAAATTGCAGCACAAAACAGACAAGTGCAGTGTAATAGCTGATTTTTAATGTGTTCATTTATGCCTCTAAGCGCTGGGCCAGTTGAGCAATTCGTTTACCTTGAGCGTGGCAAAGTGCGATTTCTTCATTGCTTAGTGGCAAATTGTTTTGTTTGCCCGCAAAGTGGCTTACTCCGTAAGGGGTGCCGCCTGACTGTGTATCCATTAATTCAGGTTCGGTATACGGTACTCCAGCCATGATCATGCCGTGATGAAGCAGTGGTAGCATCATGCTAAGCAAGGTGCTTTCTTGGCCTCCGTGCAAGCTTGAAGAGCTTGTGAAGACTGCGGCGGGCTTGTTAACAAGTTCACCGGTTAGCCAAAGGTTGGTTGTGCCATCCAAAAAATATTTCATGGCAGCCGCCATATTCCCAAAGCGAACTGGGCTGCCTAGAATCAAACCTCGGCAGTGGCGCAAATCATCTTCAGTGCAATACAACGGGCCTGACTCTGGGATATCACTTTGGGAGCTGTGAGTGTCCGCAGAAACGCTAGGGACGGTGCGTACTCTGGCCTCAATGCCTGTTTTTTCAATGCCTCGAGCAATGTGCTCAGCCATAGAGGCTACCGCACCGCCATGACTGTAATAGAGAACGAGAATATAAGGGCTTGGCACTTATAGAATCTCCAGTACATCTTCAGGTGGACGACCAAGGCGGGCTTGATCTCCATTGATAACAATCGGACGCTGAATGAGTTTAGGCTCATTAACCATGGCACTGATGAGTGCATCGTCACTTAAGGTCTTATCTTTAAGGTTTTGAGTTTTATACGCTTCTTCAGAGTTACGAAGCAACTCACGTGGCGTAATACTCAGTTTACTTAATACAGACTTGATAGCATTGGCATCCGGTTTATCTTCTAGATATAGAAAAATGTCGGCTTTGATGTTTTTTTGTTCAAGTAACGCGAGGGTTTCTCTTGATTTAGAGCAGCGCGGGTTGTGCCAGATCTCAATGGTCATAATGGAGGCTCATTGCAAACTTAAATAAAGGCGTTATTGTACTCATATTAAGTGGGAGTGCGAGTTTTGAATGTGAAGCATATTGCTAAGTTTTGCTGGTTATTATTACTTCGTTTTGAAAAAAACGAGAATCGCAGTAATGCAGCTGAACTGACTTTTGTGACCTTGTTTGCCATCGTGCCTCTGATGGCCTCTGGTTATGTCATGCTTACCTGGTTTCCACAGTATGGCTCTTTAATTGATACCTTTCATGATTTTCTGTTTAAACATTTTGTACCGGCTTCAGGTGATGCCATTCAGGTTTATTTAAGTGATTTTTCTCAGCAGGCACGTAAATTAACTTGGATAGGTTTGGTGATATTGTTATTCAGTGCCT encodes the following:
- the arsC gene encoding arsenate reductase (glutaredoxin) (This arsenate reductase requires both glutathione and glutaredoxin to convert arsenate to arsenite, after which the efflux transporter formed by ArsA and ArsB can extrude the arsenite from the cell, providing resistance.) codes for the protein MTIEIWHNPRCSKSRETLALLEQKNIKADIFLYLEDKPDANAIKSVLSKLSITPRELLRNSEEAYKTQNLKDKTLSDDALISAMVNEPKLIQRPIVINGDQARLGRPPEDVLEIL